Part of the Marasmius oreades isolate 03SP1 chromosome 5, whole genome shotgun sequence genome is shown below.
AATGGAACGTCCAGGTGGCAGGGAGGCATTTTATTACTACTTACTACTCAGCAATCGAAACCTTTACTTCAACTTGGTCTGCCTATCACGATCTCCACTTCCTCGCCTTCAAGTTGTAGGTTTTCGGCTGTGCCAATACTATCGACTCTGACTATGAAAGTATATGATATAAAGTGTGTAGTCTCACTTGGTATTACCGGAATCTGGGAATAAGAATAAGCGAGCGAGATGAAGAGAATACCTTTGGTGTGTTACATTGTTGCTTATAGACACGATCCCTTCTATAATGATTCAACCCTCTAGAATGAAAACCTTTTCCAAAGACGATAATCAACACTCCTCAGGCGCGAATGTTCTAGATGTGTCAACACCGAAGTCCGTAACACAACCGTATACTCTTTATCACTTTTTTCGCCTCAAAACGCTGGGCCTGGACTATGATAGACTTCTTGCTCATTGGCTCGGTCTGTGATTTATAAATACCGGGAACTCGCAATCAACGTTTGAGATTTTGCGCATTTTCATTGACCTGCTGTGTCTTGCTTCAGGCCAGTTTTCTCCAACCCGTAACGAAAGAATAGCTCTGTGACTCTTGGATCCTTCTCTTACAACCAGACTCCCTTTCTATTCCTCAATTCCTTATGAGTCCCGTAATACCCCTGCCGTTTTGGTTTATCATTGATGTCCTTCGGATTCGAAAACACCGAATTCATGATCTCGTATGACCCAACTCCTAGATCTTCGTCCACTGCACGTCAAGATAacctcttcaagttccctcTGTCTCTCAGGGAAAGATCTAACCTTGTCGCCACACTCAAACTTAAGCCCGGTGGCGTACTATCTCCAGCAAACTTTCAAATCAAACCAGACCGACGTAATCGTACACAAAGGTGTGCCGCGACCTTTCGCGTCCTCATCGACAACCGTCGGCCTCGCCTGATGTGTCCACCGGTTTCGGACGAAATTACAAAGTCGTACGATCCTTTAACCGGTTCTAATTGATTGTGATGCCACCCTACAACGAGCAGGAAATATATACTTCAATCGGGCTGTCAAGTTTATGACGCCTTAGTCTCATAAACTGTGATGACTGTCCCTCTGGCTGCGCAGATTGCCATCTGGCATGACTCTATGCATTCTGACTGGGGTTTCCTCAAGATCAAAGGACAGACGATTGTATTTCGAAATCTCCAGGGAGCCAGGTGCTCTTTGCATAAATGTACTCGCCCTGTTTCTCTTAACCTTCGAGTGCTCCCTACTGTGCCCATTTGAAAATTCTCTCTTTTTAGCTCTATGCTTGTTAACAACCGGTCCTCTCTTCGTTTCATCGCACTCATGCGCGCAATCAATCTCAACCCCTTAGCAAACGGTTTAACGCCATGCGCATGATTTGAACAAGCTTTGCCGAGGAGGACCCCGTTTAAAATGCCTCGACGATTTGGGCTTACGTCTGCTATGCATCTCGTTTACGCAAGCTCAAAGAACCTTTCAGCTAGACTTTTTAAACGTCTTAAcagctttcttctcttttacATCTTCAAATGACGACTCGGCAAAATGAATTCCGAACTCGGAACGTTCGATTATACCCTCTCGAACACGATGAATACATGtttcgttcttcattctgAAGAATTTCATTGTTGCGTTACTATCAAAGCGAAACTCAGCTGTTTTCCATGCGTTCGTGGTTTCTTTGCCTTCCTCGAGCGGGCCAGTACCAACTTGAATCCCACCTATACCCTCCCATCCTCGTGTCCTCGTGTCCTAGTTTGGCTGCATTCCCGCGTTCGTGCTACCTCTCCTTCTGTAGCGCGTGGATGAATACAGCTATCAATCAGTGAAGGTGAAATAATCTCACTTGTCGAATTTGCACTATTCCCCCGGGATTCTCTTCGCAGTCTCGCCAACGGTGCGTCCTTCGTTGTTCATCGAGTTCTTCTGCGTCGTAGTCTAGCTCGTACATTCGGAAGTTTCTGATGTTCGTAATAATCGTACGGTAGTAACTCCAAGCAACTCCAAGCAGATCCGGGCAGTAATCATCAATGTAGCAACGTGGGCCGAGCTCTAACCCACTACCAGAAATTCTCCTGGCAGGGGGCTACAACACACGGTGGCACAACTCAGTAACTTACAATCAGCTGAACAGTCCAACTCTGCGTCATACCTCACCTACTGCCAGAAGATCCGTACAAGTTCCTCCCGGTGCCAGAATCACAAACACCAGTCATACCAGGCTAGTCGGGTCATACCAGACTTATTCTGACGAAGTTACGGCCCTCGCGAAATCGTAGTGCCATCATGGCCCATCACAAAGTCACAGAGCTCATCGAGAGTTGACCAACTGGAAACAGAAGGATTCAAGTTCAGCTGTACAATTCGACGGAATTTCACCGGTCACCTACCACCTAATATTAACAAAAAATACGATAACATCTAGAACGACACAGCGCGAATAATTTATGCCATACATACCCTTTCCGATAAATAACAACTTCACGACTCGTTAACCAACTTCATCCGAAAATCGTACCCTTCGCCCTTCAGAAACCCGACTCTAAACGTTTGTTTCTTGACCATCTGCCATCCAGTCTTCTTATACATAACCACCGCCTTATCATTCAACGCAGTGGTCTGCAGATAAATGTGCTTTAGGCCATGTTTCCTCGCATGCTCAAGTAGAGCTTGCATCAACTTCGTCGCTATACCATGTCCACGAAAAGCAGGCGAAACAAACATCCGTTTCAGCTCTCCTTCCGTAGAATCGTCATTGGAAAAGCAGTctaaaaggaaaagaaaagaaaaaaaaccaaAATCTCAGTTTCATCACACCCTAGTAAACATTCATCAAACCCACCTAAACCAACACAGCCCACAATCTTCCTCAGTCTCCCCCCCGCCATTTCGGCCTCTGCCACCCAAAACGAACTAGCACCAGCTACTATCTCCATTTGAGACTCCCGGACTCGATAATGCGTAGCAACGTCCTTCATATCCCCCCGATACAAACTCCTAAATCCAAAATACGCAAACATCCCAATCGGAAACCCCGTTCCAACGACAAAAACCACGGA
Proteins encoded:
- a CDS encoding uncharacterized protein (antiSMASH:Cluster_5.7) — encoded protein: MGAHGQESLKISIRVFRPEDLQDVQKLYIETRIHGCACVQFYFYFSPEQLLDLFRSPPSSPTAGSPFRLALRQYLLTPLSYGFYSLFFIGICIFLRNPIGYLRVLGTVFIVSSVVFVVGTGFPIGMFAYFGFRSLYRGDMKDVATHYRVRESQMEIVAGASSFWVAEAEMAGGRLRKIVGCVGLDCFSNDDSTEGELKRMFVSPAFRGHGIATKLMQALLEHARKHGLKHIYLQTTALNDKAVVMYKKTGWQMVKKQTFRVGFLKGEGYDFRMKLVNES